In the genome of Bacteroidales bacterium, the window TGTTCCATCCATGAGTATCTTCCAACTCTCCTAATTGTATACCTAAAAGAGTATCGTATAGTTTTTGAGAGACAGGACCCGCTTTACCGTCTTTTGCAAATTCATAAGTTTTATTTCTCTCACGATCAACTATTTTTCTGATTGGAGAAATAATAGCTGCAGTTCCACAAGCGCCAGCTTCATCAAAAGTGTTGAGTTCATCAACAGAAACTCGTCGTAAATCAACATCTAAACCAATATCCTTTGCAATCTGCCGTAAACTCATATTGGTAATCGAAGGAAGGATAGTGTTACTTTCGGGAGTAACATAAGTATTTCCTTTTATTCCAAAGAAATTAGCAGGTCCGGCTTCGTCGATATATTTTTTCTCTTTGGCATCTAAGAAAAGAACAGAAGCAAAGCCTTCCTTGTGAGCACGGTCGGCAGGACGCAAAGAAGCAGCATAATTTCCACCAACTTTAATATGTCCCGTTCCTAAGGGAGCAGCGCGATCGTAATCCCTAACTAACTGAATATCTACCGGCTTAAAACCTTCCTTAAAATAAGGTCCAACGGGAGCAACAAAAACCAAGAACATATACTCTTCGGCAGGTTTAACACCCACTTGTGGTCCGGAACCAAAAAGCAGAGGTCGAAGATATAGGCTGGCTCCTGTTCCATAAGGAGGAACAAAGCGTTCGTTCATCTTGATGGCAGTTGTAATTGATTTGAAAAAGACATCATCAGGAACTTCTGCCATCATAATTCCTTGTGCAGAACGTCTCATACGTTTCGCGTTTTCTTTCCAACGGAATAAACGGATTTTACCGTCTTTTCCACGAAAAGCTTTTAATCCTTCAAAGGCTTCTTGGCCATAATGTAAGGCTGTTGCAGCCATATGAATATTGATAGTTTCGGAAGAAGAGATTTCCATTTCGCCCCATTTTCCATCACGGAAATAAGTACGAACATTATAATCTGTTTTAAAATATCCAAAGGGTAATTCACCCCAAGCTATATTTTCCATATCGTTATTTGTTTGATTTGTTTATGTGTGCTAAAATACGAAATATTAATGAATTTTTCTTTTGATTAAATTGCTTAAAAATCATAATTTTATGTAAAAACGGACTTAATTTTTCAGGGAATTTTAGGTTTATTCCTACTTTCTGCCAGAAAGGTTATATTTTTGATTAAAATATTTGCTTGATGTTAAAAACAGAATGGTTAAAATATGAGTTAAAATTTAAACTTCCTGCCGGAACATCTCGCGGTATTCTGAAAACCAAGGAAACTTATTTTTTAAAAGTTTGGGACGATGCCCTTCCTACTGTTTTTGGTTTAGGCGAATGTAATTTATTTAAAGGCTTGAGTTTTGATGATAAGCCTAAATATGAACAGATACTCAACAAAATATCTGAACAACCTTATTTTTATATAAAAAATTTGCATAATGCTTTACTCGATTGGCCAAGCATTCGTTTTGGTTTGGAAATGGCATTTATCGATTTTCTTCAAGGAGGAAAACGAAATCTTTTCTCTTCTGAATTTTCTCAATCTTCAGTAGGAATTCCTATTAATGGTTTAATTTGGATGGGAGAAAAATCGTTTATGAAAGAGCAGATTAGAAGCAAGATAAAGCAAGGATTTCGATGCTTGAAATTGAAAATTGGGGCTATTGATTTTGATGATGAAGTAGATCTGCTGAAAGCTATTCGTTCTGAGTTTTCCAGTAATGTTTTAGAGCTTCGTGTGGATGCTAATGGTGCATTTAAACCCAAAGAGGCTTTGAAAAAGCTTAATGCTCTATCAAAATTTCATATTCATTCAATAGAACAACCTATTCGCCAAGGTCAGAGAAAAGAAATGGCAAAACTTTGTGCTAAAACACCTTTACCTATTGCTCTTGATGAGGAACTAATCGGAATTTTTGAACCTCTAATAAAAGCTCAATTATTAGATGATATTAAACCTCAATATATTATTTTAAAACCGGCTTTATTGGGTGGCTTTGCTGCTTCTGATGAATGGATAAAGCTTGCCGACAAACGAAATATTTCTTGGTGGATTACTTCAGCTTTGGAAAGTAATATTGGACTGAATGCCATTGCGCAATGGACTTATTCTAAAAAGAATTCTATGTTTCAGGGTTTGGGAACAGGACAGCTTTTTACAAATAATATTGAGAGTCCTTTACAAATAAAACAAGCCGAGCTTTGGCTAAATACAGATAAGAATTGGGAACTTAATAATTTACAATTTGATTCGTGAGTCAGCCTTGGGAAACATATACGACTTTAAGGCTGAATGGGGAAAATTATTCTCGTCAGGAGTTACTTTTATGCTCTAAAGCTAAACT includes:
- a CDS encoding branched-chain amino acid aminotransferase codes for the protein MENIAWGELPFGYFKTDYNVRTYFRDGKWGEMEISSSETINIHMAATALHYGQEAFEGLKAFRGKDGKIRLFRWKENAKRMRRSAQGIMMAEVPDDVFFKSITTAIKMNERFVPPYGTGASLYLRPLLFGSGPQVGVKPAEEYMFLVFVAPVGPYFKEGFKPVDIQLVRDYDRAAPLGTGHIKVGGNYAASLRPADRAHKEGFASVLFLDAKEKKYIDEAGPANFFGIKGNTYVTPESNTILPSITNMSLRQIAKDIGLDVDLRRVSVDELNTFDEAGACGTAAIISPIRKIVDRERNKTYEFAKDGKAGPVSQKLYDTLLGIQLGELEDTHGWNTIVE
- a CDS encoding o-succinylbenzoate synthase, yielding MLKTEWLKYELKFKLPAGTSRGILKTKETYFLKVWDDALPTVFGLGECNLFKGLSFDDKPKYEQILNKISEQPYFYIKNLHNALLDWPSIRFGLEMAFIDFLQGGKRNLFSSEFSQSSVGIPINGLIWMGEKSFMKEQIRSKIKQGFRCLKLKIGAIDFDDEVDLLKAIRSEFSSNVLELRVDANGAFKPKEALKKLNALSKFHIHSIEQPIRQGQRKEMAKLCAKTPLPIALDEELIGIFEPLIKAQLLDDIKPQYIILKPALLGGFAASDEWIKLADKRNISWWITSALESNIGLNAIAQWTYSKKNSMFQGLGTGQLFTNNIESPLQIKQAELWLNTDKNWELNNLQFDS